The Sandaracinus amylolyticus genomic interval CACTCCGTCCTCGAGCGCGAGGCGGAAGCCCTCTTGCTTCAGCTGATCGATGGTCGTCACGGGATCACCGCCGTCGCTTCGATCTCGACCTTCGCGCGATCCTCGAGCAGCGCGGCGACCTGCACGAGCGCCATCGCGGGGTAGTGCTTGCCCATGCGCGCACGGTACGACGCGCCGATCGTCTTCGCCGCTGCGATGTACTCGTGCTTGTCGGTCACGTAGATCGTGAGGCGCCCGACGTGCTCGGGCGCGCCGCCGGCTTCGCGCACCACGTCGAGCACGTTCGCGAGCGCGAGATCGAATTGGGCCGCGAGCTCGTCGCTCGGGAAGCGACCTTCGCGATCCCAGCCGATCTGCCCCGCGACGAAGAGCACGCGGCCGTTCGCGGGAAAGAGCAGGCCGTTGGAGTACCCGCGCGGCGGCGCGAGCGAAGCGGGATGGATGACGTCCGGCACGCGCGGACGGTATCGAGCCGCGATCCTGCGCTCAAGAGCGAGGGCTCACGAGCGACGAAATCGGCTCGCCCGCCGGGCCCTGCCGTCCGCGCGCTGCGCGCGCTCCCGTCCGGGACCGGCGGGACGAGCACTCCGGCAAGCACTCACTCCACGCCGATGCCCTGCACCTCGGTGAAGACGTCGCGGCGATCGGGATCGCCCACGCCGAGGCGTCCGTCGCCGTTCTCGCCGGTGCACCACACGCTGCCGTCGGTGCGCTGCGCGCACGTGTGGAACCAACCGACCGACACGCGCGCCCAGTCGGTGCGATCGTCGACGCGCGTCGGGCGGTTGCGATCGTCGATGTCGCCGAGGCCGAGCTGGCCCTCGATGCCGCGGCCCCAGCACCAGAGCGTTCCGTCGTCCTTCACGCCGCAGGTGTGGAAGACGTAGGTCGCGATCTCGCTCCATCCCGCGTCCTCGCCGACGCGCGTGGGCACGTCGAAGCGCGAGCCGCGCGTGATGCCGATCTGACCCGAGAAGTCGTCACCCCAGCACCACAGCGTGCCGTCCTGCCGGAGCCCGCAGGTGTGGCTCATGCCGCACGCGAGCGAGGCCCAGTCGACGTCGGTGCCGACGCGCATCGGCTCGCGCAGCTGCCGCGGCACGTCGGGGCCGAGCCCGAGCTGGCCCTCGGTGTTGCGGCCCCAGCACCAGAGCGATCCGTCGGTCGCGATCGCGCAGCCGTGGCCCTGGCCGGTGCACACGTCGCGGAAGCGCAGCTCCGACGCGATGCGCTGCGGCGTGAGCCCGTCGGCGCCCGGATACGCATCGGCGCGCGCGAGCTGACCCTCGATGTTCGCGCCCCAGCAGAGCAGCTCGCCGCCCTCGAGGATCGCGCAGACGAACTCGCGCGACGCGCGCACCAGCGTCGCCGCGCCGGGCAGCGTGACCTCGGCGGGCGAGCGACGCGGCTCGCGATCGCCGAGCCCGAGCTGGCCGAGCTCGTTCGTGCCCCAGCACCACACCGCGCCGTCGCGCAGCCCGCAGGTCATGCCCTGCCCGGCCTCGATCGCGCGCCAGTCGCTCGCCGTGCCGACGCGCGCGGGCACCAGGCGATCGCCGCTCGGGCCGGTGCCGAGCGCGCCTTCGGTGCCGTCGCCCCAGCACGAGAGCGCGCCCCCCACGATCGCGCACGAGTGCGCGCCGCCCGCCGAGACGTCGCTGACGCCCGGCATCGGCATGCGCCCGTCGTCGCGCGGCACCTGCGCGTCGATCTGCGCGTCGCTCTCGGGCGGGACGATGCCGGCGTCGTCGGGCCCGAGCACCTGCGCGGACTCGACGCACCCGACGAGCAGCAGCACGAGCGCGTACCACCTCACGGCAGCACCTCCAGCGCGAAGCTCAGGGCGGCGTGGATCTCGAGCCCGGTGAGCCCGACGACGACCCCGCGATCGTCGCGCGCCTCGCGACCGAGGATCGGCACGCCGAGCCCGAGCGCGACGCCGAGCTCGCTGCGATCGATCGCGAGCGCCGCGCGCAGCCCCGCGCGCGCCATCACCACCGCGCCGGCGTCGTCCCGTGCGAGCGATCCGCCGTTCGCGTCGGCCTCGAAGCTCAGCCATCCGGCGCGCGCGACGACGAACGCCTCGAGCCGCACCGGGCTCGGTGCGGACACGAGCAAGAACACCGGACCGAGCTCGCCGCCGAGCATCCAGCTGCGCACCACGCCACGCGCGCTCTCCTCGTCGAGCCCGACGCGCGCGCCGAGACCGAGCTCGAGCCCGACGCGCTCCGCGAGATAGAGCCGCACCGTGAGATCGCCGCCGACGAGCGTGAGCCCGCCGAGGTAGCCCTCGACCGCCCCGCGCGCGCCGAGCGAGAGGGCGGGACGCGGGAGCGTCGGAGAGAGCGCGGCCGCGAGGCGCTCGTCGACGATCGGCGCGACGACACGCTGCTCGACGTACGCCTCGACCGCGGGCGGCGGCTCGATCGCCGGCGGCGGCGCGTCGGCGATCGCGAGCTCGGCCCAGCTCGCGCGCAGGAGCTCGTCGGCGCCCGCCGCGATCGCGACGCTCCATCCGTCGCTCGGCACGCGCGTGAGATCGATCGCGCGCTCGACGTGCTTGCCGGTGATCACGTCGTCGATGCGCACGAGGCACGCGGGCGCGCCGTCGCTCGGCGCGGTCACGCGCACCGTCGCGACCACGCGCTCGGCGCCGTCCTCGGCGTGCACCAGCTCGAGCCCTTGCGCGCGCAGCGCCGCGTCGAGATCGGCGCGCACCGCGAGCCGCAGCGCGTCGGGCCACTCGCCCTCGAGGCCGAGCTCGACGCGCGGCGCCGGCTCCAGCGGCGCATCCTGCGCAGACGCGACCGCGCCGGCGATCGCATGGATCGCCAGCGCCGTGGCCACGATGAGCGAGCGCGCCGGCACGCTACTCGGCGCAGCGACCCTCGACCTGCGCGCGGTGCACGCCCTCGGGGTACGCGCGCAGGTAGCGCTCGCGCGCCGCGCGACAGCGCGCGTCCTGACCGGTCTCGTCGTACGCGCGGACCAGCCTCGCCATCGCGTCCTCGCGGAACACGCCCGCGGAGATCGCGCGCTCGAGCGGCTCGATCGCGCCGCGCTCGTCGCCCAGCGAGTCCATGCGGATGCGCGCGAGCTCGAACGCCGCGAGCCCGGCGTGGCCATCGCGCGGATGACGGCGGAGGAGCTGCTCGTACGCGCTCGCCGCCTCGCCGTCGCGCCCGTCACGACGCGCCGCGCGCGCCGACTCGAACAGATCGCTCGCGCTCGGGCCTTCGCGGCGCGGGCGATCACGATCCGGGCTCTCCTCGACCGCGTCCTCGCTCGGCACCGCGACGTCCTCGTCGCGCGCGACGGCATCCCCGGACCACGTCTCGCCCGCCGCGAGCTGGTGCACCGCACGCCCGGTGTGCACGTCGACGCGACCGCGCGTGACGTGCACCGCGACGCGCGAGGCTTCGCTCGCCACCGAGAACCGCGTCCCGACGACGACGACCTCGACGTCGCCCGCCGCGACCACGAAGCGACGCCCCTCGTCGCGCGCGACCTCGAACGTCGCGCGGCCGTGGCGCAGCGCGAACCGCACGTCGCGTCCCTCGGCTTCGGTCGCCTCGAGCCGCGTCGACGGATCGAGCGCGATCTGCGAGCCGTCCGCGAGCCGCACGTCGATCGGCGCGGGACCGCTCTCGATCACCGCGCCTGGGGTCGACGACACGGTCGCGCCCGCGACGCTCGGCAGCGGCGCGAGCGGCGCCTCGCGCGTCGTCACGAGCACCGCGATCGCCGCGGCGATCGCGATCACCGACGTGCCACCGATCCACCAACCCCAGAGGCCCCCGCGGCGATGTCCGCGTCGCTCGCGGATGGCGGACCACTGCTTCTCGAGCACCACGTCGTCGAGCGGTGGCTCGACCCACTTCGCCAGCGATCTCGGCGGCGGCAACGGCTCCGGCGCGCTCATCGCTCCCCTCCCACTGCGAGCCTCTCGCCGAGCTTCGTCTCCGCGGCGTCCAGTCGCCGCTTCACCGTCGCCAGCGAGAGCCCCATCTGCTCCGCGATCTCCGCGAGCTGCAGCCCCTCGACGCGCCGCAGCACCAGCGCGATGCGCGACTCGGTCGGCAGCTCGTCGAGCAATCGATACATCGCGCGCAGCTCCGACTGCACGTCGGGCGGCGCCGACGACGAGATCACCGCGTCGACGTCGACCGGCTCGCGCCGCGCGAGGCCGAGCCGCAGCTTCAAGCGCTTGCGGCGCAGCCGCTTGTGCGCGGTGCGGATCGTGATCGATCCGATCCAGCTCCCGAACGCAGCGGGCTCGGTGAGCCGGTCGAGCGCGTCGAGCGCCTGGATGAACACGTCCTGCACGAGATCCTCGACGTCGGGATCACCGGGCATGAGCCGCCACGCGAGGCCGTTCACCATGCGCGCGTACCGCCGGTAGAGGGCTTCCTGAGCCCATGCTTCGCCGGCACGCGCAGCGACCACGAGCGCGGCGTCCGAGGGGCCCGAGCCGGACTTCGTGCGGGGCGAAGACGCCCCGTCGGAAGTGTCGCGGGTCTCGCGGGCGCGCTGACGTACGTCGTCGGGCACGGCGGCATCGTAGCGGCTCTCCGGGCCGGGTTTCGTCATCGTTCGTACCGCGACGTCGAGAGAACGGCTCACGCGATGTTCCGCGGAGCAGAGAGTGCTCCGCCGCCACGTGGCGAATCACCACGCGTGATGTGCGCTTCGTTGACGTGGCCGCGTGCTGGGTGCAGGAACGTGGCCATGGCGGTCGAAGATCTGGACGACACGACGTTCGCACAGAAGCTCGCGGGCTCCGACATGGCGGTGGTGGACTTCTACGCGGGCTGGTGTGGGCCCTGCATGATGTTCAAGCCGAAGTTCGCGCGGCTGAGCGACGAGTACCCGCACGTGAAGTTCTTCGTGTGCGACGGAGAGAAGGCGCCGGAGTCGCGCAAGACGGTCGAGATCCCCGGGCTGCCGTTCTTCGGGATCTACAAGAACGGGAAGCTGATCGACGGCTTCACGACGGCGAAGGAAGCGGGCTTCCGCGAGCGCCTCGAGCAGCACTTCGGCAAGGGCCCCGAGGGCGGCGGCATCGAATGAAGCCCGCAGAGGCGCGAAGGCTCGCGGTCGAGCACACGATGGTCGACCTCGGGCACGCGGCGGAGGCGCTGGCGGAGGAGCAGGATCCACCGTTCCGCGTCGAGGGCGAGGATCACGGCGAGAAG includes:
- a CDS encoding RCC1 domain-containing protein, yielding MRWYALVLLLVGCVESAQVLGPDDAGIVPPESDAQIDAQVPRDDGRMPMPGVSDVSAGGAHSCAIVGGALSCWGDGTEGALGTGPSGDRLVPARVGTASDWRAIEAGQGMTCGLRDGAVWCWGTNELGQLGLGDREPRRSPAEVTLPGAATLVRASREFVCAILEGGELLCWGANIEGQLARADAYPGADGLTPQRIASELRFRDVCTGQGHGCAIATDGSLWCWGRNTEGQLGLGPDVPRQLREPMRVGTDVDWASLACGMSHTCGLRQDGTLWCWGDDFSGQIGITRGSRFDVPTRVGEDAGWSEIATYVFHTCGVKDDGTLWCWGRGIEGQLGLGDIDDRNRPTRVDDRTDWARVSVGWFHTCAQRTDGSVWCTGENGDGRLGVGDPDRRDVFTEVQGIGVE
- a CDS encoding FecR domain-containing protein → MSAPEPLPPPRSLAKWVEPPLDDVVLEKQWSAIRERRGHRRGGLWGWWIGGTSVIAIAAAIAVLVTTREAPLAPLPSVAGATVSSTPGAVIESGPAPIDVRLADGSQIALDPSTRLEATEAEGRDVRFALRHGRATFEVARDEGRRFVVAAGDVEVVVVGTRFSVASEASRVAVHVTRGRVDVHTGRAVHQLAAGETWSGDAVARDEDVAVPSEDAVEESPDRDRPRREGPSASDLFESARAARRDGRDGEAASAYEQLLRRHPRDGHAGLAAFELARIRMDSLGDERGAIEPLERAISAGVFREDAMARLVRAYDETGQDARCRAARERYLRAYPEGVHRAQVEGRCAE
- a CDS encoding thioredoxin family protein, which gives rise to MAVEDLDDTTFAQKLAGSDMAVVDFYAGWCGPCMMFKPKFARLSDEYPHVKFFVCDGEKAPESRKTVEIPGLPFFGIYKNGKLIDGFTTAKEAGFRERLEQHFGKGPEGGGIE
- a CDS encoding RidA family protein, yielding MPDVIHPASLAPPRGYSNGLLFPANGRVLFVAGQIGWDREGRFPSDELAAQFDLALANVLDVVREAGGAPEHVGRLTIYVTDKHEYIAAAKTIGASYRARMGKHYPAMALVQVAALLEDRAKVEIEATAVIP
- a CDS encoding DUF6952 family protein, with product MKPAEARRLAVEHTMVDLGHAAEALAEEQDPPFRVEGEDHGEKLTHVLLAQRIRERIDGGEDVKDAFRHVMGSVRGVLSNSSD
- a CDS encoding RNA polymerase sigma factor — protein: MTKPGPESRYDAAVPDDVRQRARETRDTSDGASSPRTKSGSGPSDAALVVAARAGEAWAQEALYRRYARMVNGLAWRLMPGDPDVEDLVQDVFIQALDALDRLTEPAAFGSWIGSITIRTAHKRLRRKRLKLRLGLARREPVDVDAVISSSAPPDVQSELRAMYRLLDELPTESRIALVLRRVEGLQLAEIAEQMGLSLATVKRRLDAAETKLGERLAVGGER